One stretch of Candidatus Falkowbacteria bacterium DNA includes these proteins:
- a CDS encoding NUDIX hydrolase translates to MKTIKVSGPVIIKDNKVLLIKDIKDAFWKYPGGKVESGESLEQTCIREAKEELAIDVFNLKHLTTITSQKDETTKVELVHYLTDYSGEIVKGLDIIEWDWFDINNLPDNCAPNIMPVIEEYLK, encoded by the coding sequence ATGAAAACAATTAAAGTTTCTGGTCCAGTTATAATTAAAGATAATAAAGTCCTTCTTATTAAAGACATTAAAGATGCTTTTTGGAAATACCCAGGTGGCAAAGTTGAATCTGGAGAGTCACTAGAACAAACTTGCATTAGAGAAGCCAAAGAAGAACTAGCTATTGATGTTTTTAACTTAAAACATTTAACTACAATTACTTCACAAAAAGATGAAACCACTAAGGTTGAGCTGGTTCACTACTTAACTGATTATTCCGGTGAGATTGTTAAAGGTTTAGATATTATTGAATGGGATTGGTTTGATATAAATAATTTACCTGACAACTGTGCTCCAAATATAATGCCAGTAATTGAAGAATATCTAAAATAA